The Phycisphaerae bacterium genome has a segment encoding these proteins:
- the truA gene encoding tRNA pseudouridine(38-40) synthase TruA — MAPRNIKLTLSYDGLNYSGWQNQPGKNTIQGLLQQSLGDLTGTFIKINGCSRTDAGVSALGQVANFLIDSPIPTGNFVNALNHRLPRDIVVTEAVEVDKDFDASGSAKCKLYRYTIFTGKNRNVLKTRNCWHRPNPLDIAAMDAAAKMLLGTKDFKSFASAADKRDNSVRTVMRCEVAQEDKWVYIDIEADRFLYNMVRNIVGTLVEVGRGKWKPEKITEILDAKDRKAAGPLAPASGLCLMWIKY, encoded by the coding sequence ATGGCGCCTCGCAATATAAAACTGACTCTAAGCTACGATGGTCTCAATTATTCCGGTTGGCAGAATCAGCCGGGCAAAAACACCATCCAGGGTCTGCTCCAGCAATCGCTCGGCGATTTGACCGGCACATTCATAAAAATAAATGGCTGCAGCAGAACTGATGCAGGCGTCAGCGCGCTCGGACAGGTTGCTAATTTCCTCATCGATTCGCCCATACCGACCGGAAATTTCGTCAATGCGCTCAATCACCGCCTCCCGCGGGATATCGTCGTTACCGAAGCCGTTGAAGTCGACAAGGATTTTGACGCCTCCGGCTCAGCTAAGTGCAAGCTGTACCGCTATACAATCTTTACCGGCAAAAACCGAAACGTCCTTAAAACCCGCAATTGCTGGCACAGGCCCAACCCTCTCGATATTGCCGCGATGGATGCCGCCGCTAAAATGCTGCTCGGCACAAAAGACTTCAAATCCTTCGCCTCCGCCGCCGACAAGCGCGACAACTCCGTTCGCACCGTAATGCGATGCGAGGTTGCGCAGGAAGACAAATGGGTTTATATAGATATCGAAGCCGATAGATTTCTGTATAATATGGTCAGAAATATCGTCGGCACCCTCGTCGAAGTAGGCAGGGGCAAATGGAAACCTGAAAAAATAACCGAAATTCTCGACGCGAAAGACCGCAAGGCCGCCGGACCCCTCGCCCCGGCCAGCGGCTTATGCCTTATGTGGATTAAATACTAA
- a CDS encoding aspartate-semialdehyde dehydrogenase, translating to MACNVAIAGVTGAVGQEFLKILEQRNFPFTSLKVLASSRSAGKKIEFKGKEYVVEEMTKNSFDRIDIALFSAGGDRSKEFAPIAARAGAVVVDNSSAFRMDPDVPLVVPEINPQKIAEHKGIIANPNCSTIIGIVPVWPLHKANPVKRMVVSTYQAASGAGMSAMLELENQSREILAGKPPTMKIFPYQIAFNCFSHNSSLEPNGYNQEEMKMVNETRKIFDCPDIAITCTCVRIPVLRAHCESINLEFTDPITPDQVRDLLSTAPGVSVLDDRKNNRFPMPIDATDKDNIFVGRIRQDESIPENRGINLWVAGDQLRKGAALNAVQIAEKLL from the coding sequence ATGGCTTGTAATGTAGCTATTGCCGGAGTGACTGGCGCTGTCGGACAGGAATTCCTGAAAATCCTCGAACAGCGGAATTTCCCCTTTACCTCTCTGAAAGTCCTCGCAAGCAGCCGCTCGGCAGGCAAAAAAATCGAATTCAAAGGCAAAGAATACGTCGTCGAGGAAATGACCAAAAACAGCTTCGACCGTATCGATATCGCTCTGTTCAGTGCCGGCGGAGACAGAAGCAAAGAATTCGCCCCAATAGCCGCCCGGGCTGGCGCAGTCGTTGTCGATAACTCCTCCGCCTTCAGAATGGACCCAGACGTCCCTCTGGTCGTACCCGAAATCAACCCGCAGAAAATCGCTGAGCATAAGGGCATCATCGCTAATCCGAACTGCTCGACCATCATCGGAATAGTCCCCGTCTGGCCGTTGCACAAGGCAAACCCCGTCAAAAGAATGGTCGTCAGCACCTACCAGGCTGCCAGCGGAGCGGGTATGTCGGCGATGCTCGAATTGGAAAACCAGTCTCGCGAAATTCTCGCCGGCAAACCGCCGACCATGAAGATTTTCCCGTACCAGATAGCGTTCAACTGCTTTAGCCATAATTCCTCTCTCGAGCCCAACGGCTACAATCAGGAAGAAATGAAAATGGTCAATGAGACCAGGAAAATATTCGACTGCCCCGACATCGCCATCACCTGCACCTGCGTTCGAATCCCGGTCTTGCGAGCCCATTGCGAGAGCATCAATCTTGAATTTACTGACCCCATAACCCCCGACCAGGTCAGGGATCTCCTGAGCACCGCGCCGGGCGTCTCGGTATTGGACGACCGCAAAAACAACCGCTTCCCGATGCCAATCGACGCCACCGACAAGGACAATATCTTCGTCGGCCGAATCCGTCAGGATGAATCCATTCCTGAAAACCGCGGCATTAATCTCTGGGTCGCAGGCGACCAGCTCCGAAAAGGGGCTGCCCTGAACGCTGTCCAAATCGCCGAAAAATTGCTATAA
- a CDS encoding bile acid:sodium symporter family protein: MFARILSFYTKYFAAWVILFGAVAYFFPAPFIALKSYNNHFFALTMFGIGAVLQLEDFKRIAKRPLIVLIGTCAQFTIMPLGAFVLAKIFAFPPEIAVGLVLTGSAPGAMSSNVMSYIAKADVAYSVSLTTVSTLLCPLLTPGLTFLLARSQVPVPFLDMVLNVIYMVILPLFVGFGVRHFLKEKMEKLLPVFPAISVTFIIFICSLVIALNRDYLPKVTGLILAAAIILNVYGMLTGYGVGAVFRMNKNRKRTLSIEIGMQNAGLGSALALKHFNEKVAIPAAIFVFICIITASVMAEIWQKTADDPAAQ, translated from the coding sequence ATGTTCGCCAGGATTTTGTCTTTTTATACAAAGTATTTCGCTGCTTGGGTCATTTTGTTTGGAGCAGTAGCCTACTTCTTCCCTGCGCCTTTCATTGCTTTAAAAAGCTATAACAACCACTTTTTTGCCCTGACAATGTTCGGAATCGGCGCCGTGCTGCAGCTTGAGGATTTCAAGCGAATAGCCAAAAGACCGCTCATCGTCCTCATCGGCACCTGCGCGCAGTTTACTATTATGCCCTTAGGCGCTTTCGTCCTCGCCAAAATTTTCGCCTTCCCGCCCGAAATTGCGGTCGGCTTAGTCCTTACCGGCTCAGCCCCAGGTGCAATGTCAAGCAACGTTATGAGCTACATCGCCAAGGCGGATGTTGCCTATTCGGTCTCGCTGACAACCGTATCCACTTTGCTCTGTCCTTTATTAACGCCGGGCCTGACTTTTCTTTTGGCCCGCTCACAAGTGCCCGTCCCTTTTCTGGATATGGTTCTCAACGTGATTTACATGGTTATTCTGCCCTTGTTTGTCGGCTTCGGCGTCAGACATTTTCTAAAAGAAAAAATGGAAAAGCTCCTGCCGGTCTTCCCCGCCATATCGGTAACCTTCATAATATTTATCTGCTCGCTCGTCATCGCCTTAAATAGAGACTACCTGCCGAAGGTAACAGGCCTGATTCTCGCAGCAGCAATAATACTGAACGTGTACGGAATGCTCACTGGTTACGGGGTGGGCGCCGTCTTTCGTATGAATAAAAACAGAAAACGAACGCTATCCATCGAAATCGGTATGCAAAACGCCGGCTTGGGCTCGGCCCTGGCGCTCAAACATTTCAATGAAAAAGTGGCGATACCCGCCGCCATTTTTGTCTTTATCTGTATTATTACCGCCTCCGTAATGGCCGAAATCTGGCAAAAAACCGCCGATGACCCGGCAGCGCAATAA
- a CDS encoding DegQ family serine endoprotease encodes MKTINLEQNKALSLYLISASLMLLLLVPLSASAQDPNSIDTLRQMGKAFAKISEKTSPAVVGIKASQTITQQMPDWQFSDPFDDDLFERFFGRPSPRQRQRAPQAPQTRKFQQMAQGSGFIVSSDGYILTNNHLVGEAEKVMVKQGNNQEVEAKVIGTDPDSDVAVIKIDGNDLPFLEMADSDKLEVGEWVLAIGNPFGLSHTVTAGIVSAKGRSGFRLAEYEDYIQTDAAINPGNSGGPLLNLDGKVVGINTAIISPGGRSYWAGNVGIGFAIPINMAKSIYKQLVETGKVARGFLGVSIQDLTAENAPFFDLKKDTKGVLVPEVSKDSAAEKAGLKPGDVITELNGKPVESARELQGRVSAIKPDTDVELTILRDGKKETLTAKLGERPAKGQDAKGGSETLEKLGLAVQDLTDDLAKQYGYESLTGVIVTQVESGSIAQLAGISTGALIMEVNKKPVEDTKSFKQAIEDAAKEDAVLLRIRQGQATMFVVLKLPKEKQ; translated from the coding sequence ATGAAAACGATTAATCTCGAGCAGAACAAAGCTTTGTCACTCTATCTAATTTCAGCTTCTCTTATGCTTTTACTCCTCGTTCCGCTCTCGGCTTCTGCTCAGGACCCAAACAGCATCGATACCCTGCGCCAGATGGGTAAGGCCTTCGCTAAAATCTCCGAAAAGACCTCGCCAGCCGTCGTCGGAATAAAAGCCAGCCAAACCATCACACAGCAAATGCCGGACTGGCAATTCAGCGACCCCTTTGATGACGACTTGTTTGAACGTTTCTTCGGCCGTCCATCACCCCGCCAGCGCCAACGCGCCCCCCAGGCCCCTCAAACGCGAAAATTCCAACAAATGGCACAGGGCTCAGGTTTTATTGTCTCCTCTGACGGCTACATACTGACAAACAATCACCTCGTCGGAGAAGCCGAAAAAGTTATGGTCAAACAGGGAAACAACCAGGAGGTCGAGGCGAAAGTTATTGGAACAGATCCAGATTCAGATGTCGCTGTCATAAAAATCGACGGCAATGACCTGCCGTTTCTCGAAATGGCCGACTCCGACAAGCTTGAAGTCGGCGAATGGGTCCTCGCTATCGGAAATCCTTTTGGACTATCGCATACCGTAACCGCAGGCATCGTTAGCGCTAAAGGCAGAAGCGGCTTCCGTCTCGCCGAGTATGAAGATTACATCCAGACCGACGCCGCCATAAACCCGGGAAACTCCGGCGGACCTCTGCTCAATCTTGATGGAAAGGTAGTAGGAATTAATACCGCTATAATCAGCCCGGGCGGCCGCAGCTACTGGGCAGGCAACGTGGGTATCGGTTTTGCCATCCCTATCAATATGGCTAAATCCATTTATAAACAGCTCGTTGAAACCGGCAAAGTCGCCCGCGGCTTCCTTGGCGTCAGCATCCAGGACCTGACTGCCGAAAACGCTCCCTTCTTCGACCTGAAAAAAGACACCAAAGGTGTGCTCGTTCCGGAGGTTTCAAAGGATTCCGCTGCCGAAAAAGCCGGACTAAAGCCAGGCGATGTCATTACCGAGCTTAACGGCAAACCCGTCGAATCAGCAAGAGAATTGCAGGGCCGAGTCTCAGCGATAAAACCAGACACTGATGTGGAATTAACCATACTGCGGGACGGAAAGAAAGAAACTCTGACTGCCAAACTCGGCGAACGTCCGGCAAAGGGACAAGACGCAAAAGGCGGCTCGGAAACTCTTGAAAAATTAGGTCTTGCCGTCCAGGACCTTACCGATGATTTGGCAAAGCAATACGGCTACGAAAGCCTCACTGGAGTTATTGTCACGCAGGTCGAATCAGGGTCAATCGCTCAACTTGCCGGCATCTCGACCGGAGCGCTTATTATGGAAGTCAACAAAAAGCCCGTTGAAGACACGAAATCCTTCAAGCAGGCAATAGAAGATGCCGCTAAAGAAGACGCCGTCCTTCTCCGGATAAGACAGGGACAAGCCACAATGTTCGTTGTGCTTAAACTGCCCAAAGAAAAACAGTAA
- a CDS encoding alanine--glyoxylate aminotransferase family protein: MVDWKNPPRLFIPGPVKVNDDVLQQLARPTLGHRGKEYAQLHSGTVDMLKKILFTKQNIFLSTSSASGIWEASIRNCVDFNETVLCSCCGAFSDKWADVVRSCGRKADEIKVEWGKPVTPEMIDEKLATGKYAAVTLMYNETSTGLMNPLYEVSKMMKEKYPDVLVFVDAVSAMVGLPLHFDELGWDVAFASVQKAFAIPPGLAVAVVSNRALEKSKKVPQRGYYFDFQSFAKSAEKNQTPTTPAIPHIMALNYQCEKLLAEGMENVWKRHKEMGDFTRSWAKKNFALFCEEEYASNTLTTVKNTKGIVVADIISAVQKKHNTAFGNGYGDLKEKTFRIAHMGDITLDDVKELVGWIDEELG, encoded by the coding sequence ATGGTAGATTGGAAAAACCCGCCGAGATTGTTCATACCAGGCCCCGTAAAAGTCAATGACGATGTTTTGCAGCAGCTAGCCCGCCCGACACTGGGCCACCGTGGCAAAGAATACGCCCAGCTGCATTCCGGCACGGTCGATATGCTCAAAAAAATCCTCTTCACTAAACAGAATATCTTCCTGTCCACGTCTTCCGCTTCCGGTATTTGGGAGGCGTCCATCCGCAACTGCGTGGATTTTAACGAGACCGTCCTGTGCTCCTGCTGCGGCGCATTCAGCGATAAATGGGCCGATGTAGTTAGAAGCTGCGGCAGAAAAGCCGATGAAATAAAGGTCGAGTGGGGAAAACCCGTCACGCCGGAAATGATTGATGAGAAACTGGCGACCGGAAAATACGCCGCCGTTACCCTTATGTATAACGAAACAAGCACGGGTCTGATGAATCCCCTTTATGAAGTCAGCAAAATGATGAAGGAAAAATATCCGGATGTCCTCGTATTTGTGGACGCCGTCAGCGCGATGGTAGGCCTGCCTTTACATTTCGATGAGCTCGGCTGGGACGTGGCCTTCGCATCGGTCCAGAAAGCCTTTGCCATTCCGCCGGGACTTGCTGTGGCAGTCGTCAGTAATCGGGCGCTGGAAAAAAGCAAGAAAGTCCCTCAAAGAGGGTATTACTTCGACTTCCAGAGCTTTGCAAAGTCGGCTGAAAAAAATCAGACCCCTACCACCCCGGCTATCCCGCATATTATGGCCCTGAACTATCAGTGCGAAAAGCTGCTCGCCGAAGGTATGGAAAATGTATGGAAAAGGCACAAAGAAATGGGTGACTTCACCAGAAGCTGGGCAAAGAAAAATTTCGCCCTTTTCTGCGAGGAAGAATACGCATCTAACACCCTCACAACGGTAAAAAATACCAAAGGAATCGTTGTGGCTGATATTATAAGTGCCGTCCAGAAAAAGCATAATACCGCCTTCGGAAACGGCTACGGCGACCTCAAGGAAAAGACCTTCAGAATCGCACATATGGGTGATATTACCCTCGACGATGTTAAAGAATTGGTCGGCTGGATTGACGAAGAGCTTGGCTAA
- a CDS encoding DUF1015 domain-containing protein: MMKLKPFKAFRFDAVAVGDVGSCISPPYDVISPAQQQALYEKSEYNIVRIIKGKTSPSDNADNNQYTRAANYLNDWIKKGALKQDPAETIYAYVQDFQLAGVKYSRPSFIALARLEEFAPKGSIYPHEQTLNAPKTDRLSLKRATASDFGMPFMLYEDKQKIADKIIEKASAQKPLIDFLDEQDVRHRIFAVTDKKDIDAITKMMLDKSSIIADGHHRYETALIYSKESSNPAAAYRMLAFTNTENEGVVVLATHRIVSNLENFDAVKLIASLKENFEITKYKFDARSGDKAAARQKMLAQMKTEYDNDKTAFGIYAGGAFRVAVLKNKQAMDSVAPNMSVHWRSLDVSVLHKLILEKLLGIGEKQLADGSRLEYIKDTDTAIDESIAKVDSGQKQAAFFTNPVKMQQIKLVTAAGEKMPQKSTYFYPKIFSGLTINKL, translated from the coding sequence ATGATGAAGCTCAAGCCGTTCAAGGCGTTCAGGTTTGATGCGGTAGCGGTCGGCGATGTGGGTAGCTGTATTTCCCCTCCCTATGATGTCATAAGCCCTGCCCAGCAGCAGGCGCTCTATGAAAAAAGCGAATACAATATCGTGCGCATAATCAAAGGAAAAACATCTCCTTCTGATAACGCCGACAACAACCAATACACAAGGGCCGCAAACTACCTCAACGACTGGATAAAAAAAGGTGCCCTGAAACAGGACCCGGCCGAGACAATCTACGCATACGTTCAGGATTTCCAACTCGCCGGCGTCAAATACAGCCGACCCAGCTTCATCGCTTTGGCCCGCCTCGAGGAATTCGCCCCTAAAGGCTCCATTTACCCGCACGAACAAACTCTCAATGCGCCAAAAACCGACCGGCTTAGTCTTAAAAGAGCTACCGCCTCAGACTTCGGCATGCCCTTTATGCTCTATGAAGACAAACAAAAAATCGCAGACAAAATTATTGAAAAAGCCTCTGCCCAAAAACCGCTTATAGACTTCCTGGATGAGCAAGACGTCCGGCATCGTATTTTTGCTGTAACCGACAAAAAAGACATCGACGCAATCACTAAAATGATGCTCGATAAGAGCAGCATTATTGCCGACGGCCATCACCGTTACGAAACGGCTCTTATCTACTCCAAAGAATCTTCCAACCCCGCGGCCGCTTACCGGATGCTCGCATTCACAAATACCGAAAACGAGGGCGTGGTCGTCCTCGCCACCCACCGCATTGTCAGCAATCTCGAAAATTTCGACGCTGTAAAGTTAATTGCCTCGCTCAAAGAAAACTTCGAAATCACCAAGTATAAATTTGACGCTCGCTCAGGCGACAAGGCTGCCGCCAGACAAAAAATGCTCGCGCAAATGAAGACCGAATACGACAACGACAAGACCGCTTTCGGAATTTACGCCGGAGGCGCCTTCCGCGTGGCAGTCCTGAAAAATAAACAGGCAATGGACTCGGTTGCGCCGAATATGAGCGTCCACTGGAGGTCGCTCGATGTTTCCGTGCTGCACAAGCTCATACTCGAAAAATTATTAGGCATCGGCGAAAAACAGCTTGCGGATGGCTCCCGGTTAGAATATATAAAAGACACTGATACCGCGATTGACGAATCAATCGCCAAAGTTGATTCGGGGCAGAAACAGGCGGCCTTCTTTACAAACCCGGTAAAAATGCAGCAGATAAAACTGGTTACCGCCGCCGGTGAAAAAATGCCCCAGAAATCAACCTATTTTTATCCGAAAATCTTTTCAGGTTTGACTATTAACAAATTATAA
- a CDS encoding PEP-CTERM sorting domain-containing protein has translation MKKLITICLVVMILGVSDVAQADWSGAATVRDETFYVASTGLTLGGWTTVWEDVSGYAITDNFQINMEYQAGILDSDIANINTYLYPANAAFPDNHTDGTWTLNYSDPECYVFNINLAGGLTIYEYDGLAETVGGSDIKWTLTAWHQTVLAGDIVGNALVVVPTGTYRPFINDPPVNNVEVFDGNLDCEVLAYTFTGDASGIGSGSTLGVVLVPEPATICLLGFGALSLLRSKR, from the coding sequence ATGAAAAAGTTAATTACAATTTGTTTGGTAGTAATGATTTTAGGAGTTAGTGATGTTGCGCAAGCAGACTGGAGCGGCGCAGCTACGGTCAGGGACGAGACGTTCTATGTTGCCTCAACAGGTCTGACACTTGGTGGTTGGACAACTGTTTGGGAGGATGTATCTGGGTATGCAATAACAGATAATTTCCAGATCAACATGGAGTATCAGGCTGGTATACTCGATAGTGATATTGCCAATATCAACACCTACCTCTATCCGGCCAATGCGGCCTTCCCCGATAACCATACCGATGGTACCTGGACGCTGAACTACAGCGACCCTGAATGTTACGTTTTCAATATCAATCTTGCAGGCGGACTGACTATTTATGAATACGACGGTCTGGCCGAAACTGTCGGCGGCTCTGATATCAAGTGGACTCTCACGGCGTGGCATCAGACGGTACTTGCCGGCGATATAGTTGGAAACGCACTTGTGGTAGTTCCCACAGGAACATACAGGCCGTTTATCAATGACCCGCCTGTGAATAATGTAGAAGTATTTGACGGCAATCTTGACTGTGAGGTTTTGGCGTACACTTTTACTGGCGATGCGAGCGGAATTGGCAGCGGCAGCACGCTTGGTGTAGTGCTTGTCCCCGAGCCGGCGACGATTTGTCTGCTTGGGTTTGGCGCTTTGAGTCTGCTTCGCAGTAAACGGTAA
- a CDS encoding FAD-dependent oxidoreductase: MIKLNINGRKIETQAGKTVLEAALDAGIYIPNLCYHPDIPPIGSCRLCIVKIDGVPGFPIACATQVKDGMVVHTDSEQIQEFRTNIVWLMLSEIGADVEKPSQLKKVVEWIGVKEVLRGYVPHSRNLPVVSDEPLFVRDMNKCILCGRCIKICQEIRGVGAIGFVNRGINTIVGTGSDSSIRDADCKFCGACIEVCPTGALADKETFEEQEREKKLLPCKDACPAHVDIPRYVRFIAEGRFQDAVEVIREKAPFPYVLGCVCTHPCEDACRRCDVNEPVAIRALKRFVAEQDSNAWQKKVTIAPQTGKKVAIVGSGPAGLTAAWFLRKQGHSVTVFESLPEPGGMLRTGIPRYRLPEKVLNQEIKYIENIGVEIKTNTKVESLDHLFEQGFDAVFLAIGAHQDMKMGIPGEDDPRVLDSVSFLRDVNAGGKVDIAGKVAVVGGGNAAIDAARTALRAGAEKVTILYRRTRQEMPAAHEEVEDAISEGVNIDFLVAPQRVLPEKNKLKLECIKMKLGEPDASGRRKPVPIENSNFTIELDRIITAIGQKPAVPEKFNLGANKWGYTLADEETLACSRKGVFSGGDMASGPASVIEAIQAGRKAAISIDKYLGGKGQIDQKYAPDEPENPKLGRDEGFADKPRAKMTALAADKRINDFCQVECGFDKETAMEEAKRCLRCRLRLQISKAPFPPTK; encoded by the coding sequence ATGATTAAATTAAATATCAATGGCAGAAAGATAGAAACGCAAGCCGGAAAAACAGTGCTCGAAGCGGCGCTGGATGCCGGCATTTATATACCCAATTTATGTTATCATCCCGACATTCCCCCAATAGGTTCCTGCCGCCTGTGCATCGTAAAAATTGATGGTGTCCCCGGTTTTCCTATCGCCTGTGCCACGCAGGTCAAAGATGGAATGGTCGTGCATACCGACTCCGAGCAGATTCAGGAGTTCAGGACAAATATCGTCTGGCTGATGCTCAGCGAGATTGGAGCGGACGTAGAAAAACCCTCTCAGCTGAAAAAGGTCGTCGAATGGATAGGAGTAAAAGAAGTGCTCCGCGGATATGTCCCTCATTCGAGAAACCTCCCCGTGGTCTCGGACGAGCCTTTATTTGTCAGGGACATGAATAAATGTATCCTGTGCGGACGCTGCATCAAAATCTGTCAGGAAATCAGGGGTGTCGGCGCGATTGGATTCGTAAACCGCGGCATAAATACGATTGTCGGAACGGGCAGCGATTCATCTATCAGGGACGCCGATTGCAAATTCTGCGGCGCCTGCATCGAAGTATGTCCCACAGGCGCGCTGGCCGACAAAGAAACCTTCGAAGAACAGGAACGCGAGAAAAAGCTTCTCCCTTGCAAAGACGCCTGCCCAGCGCACGTGGATATTCCGCGATATGTAAGATTTATCGCCGAAGGCAGGTTTCAGGATGCCGTGGAGGTCATAAGAGAAAAAGCCCCGTTCCCGTACGTATTGGGCTGCGTATGTACCCACCCATGCGAAGACGCCTGCCGCAGGTGCGATGTAAATGAGCCGGTGGCCATAAGGGCGCTGAAAAGATTCGTTGCCGAGCAGGATTCGAACGCCTGGCAGAAGAAAGTCACAATCGCGCCGCAAACGGGCAAAAAAGTCGCCATCGTAGGTTCCGGCCCCGCCGGATTGACCGCTGCGTGGTTCCTGCGAAAACAGGGACACTCGGTGACTGTTTTTGAATCCCTCCCCGAGCCGGGCGGAATGCTCAGGACTGGAATCCCAAGATATCGTCTGCCGGAAAAAGTCCTGAATCAGGAAATCAAATATATTGAGAATATCGGCGTAGAAATAAAAACAAATACGAAAGTAGAATCGCTCGACCACCTGTTCGAGCAGGGTTTCGATGCCGTTTTCCTGGCTATTGGTGCCCATCAGGATATGAAAATGGGGATTCCCGGAGAAGATGACCCGCGGGTGCTGGACAGCGTGTCCTTCTTAAGGGATGTAAATGCAGGGGGCAAGGTTGACATCGCCGGCAAAGTGGCTGTCGTCGGCGGAGGCAACGCCGCCATTGATGCAGCCAGGACCGCCCTCAGGGCTGGCGCGGAAAAAGTTACCATCCTCTATCGGCGGACCCGCCAGGAAATGCCAGCGGCCCACGAAGAGGTCGAAGATGCGATAAGCGAAGGCGTAAACATCGATTTTCTTGTGGCGCCTCAAAGGGTGCTGCCTGAAAAGAACAAATTAAAATTAGAATGCATCAAAATGAAGCTGGGCGAGCCTGACGCCAGTGGAAGAAGAAAACCTGTCCCCATCGAGAACAGTAATTTCACAATCGAACTCGACAGGATAATAACAGCTATCGGCCAAAAACCCGCTGTGCCGGAGAAATTCAATCTCGGCGCGAACAAGTGGGGATATACCCTCGCAGACGAAGAGACTCTCGCCTGTTCGAGAAAAGGTGTCTTTTCAGGAGGCGATATGGCAAGCGGGCCTGCCTCTGTAATTGAAGCGATTCAAGCCGGCAGAAAAGCAGCGATTTCCATAGACAAATACCTCGGAGGCAAAGGCCAAATCGACCAGAAGTACGCACCCGACGAGCCGGAAAATCCCAAACTGGGAAGGGACGAAGGTTTTGCCGATAAGCCAAGAGCTAAAATGACTGCCCTCGCCGCTGACAAAAGAATAAATGACTTTTGTCAGGTAGAATGTGGTTTTGATAAAGAAACCGCTATGGAAGAAGCGAAGCGGTGTCTGAGATGCCGGCTAAGACTGCAAATTTCCAAAGCACCTTTCCCTCCCACAAAGTAA